The window TGATATTAATAATATACAATAGAATATAGAGTTAACACAAATACTAGTTATAGATGAAATAATATATTTAGAAATATACAAAGGTAGCCTatgcattatttttaataatacacTCTATCAACCAATCCTTTCCGGTAATTAGTTAGtaagttctttttttcttttttgtgggGTGTAGAGTTGGGGTTGGTTCCGTTCTTCTGGTCCATCTTATTTTATGGGGGTGAGGGGCGGGGAGTtttggtggggtggggtgggagtgGGTGTAGGGGGTGGGAGTGGTTTATTCCTCTGGTCCGTCTATTTTCAATTCAAAGTCCATCTCCGCTTTTCCAATTTCATTTCTCTGTCGGGACATTAATCCAgttcttttacttatttttttcctaCAACAAATTTCTCTCTCCTCTGATCTTTCTGTTTCTGTCTCTCTACATTTCTCCAACAGAAGCTGGGGAGCGAGGGCTCGGGAATCTCCGCCGTCGCTCACCGGAAACATCAGAGTTCCGATCGGGATATGAATGTTTAGCTGTGGATAAAGGGAGAAAGCACAATTGCAGAGGAGAGAGAGAGGATTATTTGCAGGTGGTTTAACGTGCAATGTAGGAAAAAACAGGAGAGAGAAACAGCGAGACAGACAGTGAGAGAAAGGAATCGAAGCTTTGGAGGTTTCTGCACGGCACGGATACCTAGATCTCTTCTTCAATTCCCCCCTCCCTTGCCTTGTGCCGTAATTTATTCCTATTTTCATCTCTGTCTGTTCTCTCTTCCAAATCCTTATAGCCAGCCCCTCACCCTCACCCTTCtcttttctataaaaaaaaattaaatcgtCTTTCCTCTTCTGTTGAATTCTGTATCCACAGATAGGTGCGTGCTTGCTTTCTCCTTTTTAGCTCAATTATGCCATCAGTTCTCTTTTTGCCCTTTGATCTACTCCCTCACCTTCAAATTAATGCGCTGTAGACCTGCTATACTGTTCGATCGGCCTTCTAATTTTCTCTTTGCTAGAGTTTGTGTCTAACATCAACTAACATTCTTCTTGATCTGCCTAagttgattaatttatttttcttacctttttccTCATGCTTATGTTGCATTTCCCATGTTAGCATTGAATAATTCCTTTATTCTCCTCGAATGATTAATAAAAGCTAgtcttttttcttaaattctagTAGCTAgtcttttttcttaaattctagTTCCATCTTAGAGTTGTTAAATGGGTCTCCCTGGAAACTAGTGATCCAACCCAGCCTTTGAATTTGACAACCTAATACTGAAGCTGAAGCTATTTGCTGTTCCATATTAACGTTTGTGTTTACTCTTCAACTGAAACTTGGATTACAGCACAATTGAAATATGTTTACATCTGTCATATCTGAAGTGCGAGAAGTTGCTTAGCTGAATTTACTTTGGTGTTGCCATTTTGTGCCCAATCTTTTTTATGATTTCTCTTTGCAGAAATACTTCGAAAAAAGAATCTTCTTTAAACTTCATACAAGGTTGATGTATTTGTGGTCTGATTGAAGGCGGAGATTCTTTCTTTGATTAGATAATTCCTTTTCAGTCCAAATTGCATCACACCATTTCAAATGAGGGAGCTACAGGGTTTATCGCCATCATCTTACTTCTCGGAGGAGTTATGTTTTCGTGATGAGGTATAAATTGGCCATGTATCACTCTTTATTTCTTTCGTAATATGTTAATCTACTTGTGATGTTACAACAGTCTTTATGATCGACCTTACCCTTCTCTCAAATAAGGCATCAAACAGATAAAGAGGGAGGGAACTCTATTTTGCACGTTTTTTCCTCATAACTGATACCTTCCTCTTCTGAACTTAGCAGAGGCAAGTTGGATTTTGGAAGACAAATAGCCTGCAAAACTACCATGGTGAGTAGTAATTTTAATAGGCCATTGTATGTTCCTGTTTATTTCAGGAGTTTGCTAGTATTAGCCGTTGTTTCCAAAACGCATTGTTGCAACTGCCTGCCTCATGCGCAATGCGAGTAGCAGAATAGTTAAGTTCCCTGATTTGAAGTGGCAGTGGATACTAATTATTACAGCCGATTTAGCTTAAGAATCTCCATTATCCCTTCTTCTCTTCTTTTCCAATTACTTATTGTTACCCAAATTGCGCGGACTCTTCAATTTCGAGGCCGAACCCGTGTCAGATTTTCCAAAAGTCCACTATTTTTGGGGAACCCGACACGCACctgttgacatttttgaagagtccgagcagcATAGATTGTTACATTGCTGTAAGCTATAAATTTAGAATGTGTGATCTCATTTTGCCAAACTTCTCTTCTTAAAACGATTAGAGAAAATAGTAATGTTTAAATCATCTGCAAGTTACACAAGATTAGTATCTCTACTGAtttttgaaaacttattctgcTGAAAGGTGGTGACAAAAATGGTAATTAGGCCATATGAATCTTGCCAGATGGTCGTTTGAATCTTATCTAAATTGATGTGCTTTAACCTTTCTGATTTCCAAAATATGTGTACCCTTCCAAAATACAAACAAATGCATGAATCTCTCTCTCTATTGaggataaaaaaagagaaaaagaaaaaaaaaaaaagaaggaagacccTGTTAGTGAAAATTGCAGTGACAAGTAAATCCTGTTATTTCTGACATATTTTTTCGTGGCTCCATCCATGTACATTCTTTATAAAAGATACTGTAACTAGGGTGAGTAATACTTTTTATTTCCAAGTGAAAGGGTTGTGATCCAGATGGAGATTTTTGATAACCTCTCTTTCCACTTATCTGACGCCTTTCCATACAGGTCTTAAAAGTGATGATGCTTTACAAAGAGCTGCTGTTCATTCATCACCCTTTGAGAATCATATTTCGTTGGGCTCCCCGATGGCGAAGAATTTTGAACATCATGATTCTCATCTAAAACAAGACATAAAAGTTAACAATATCATAGAACAACGATCTTTTGGCGTGGAAAGAGCATCTCACTCCTTACCTAGAGCTCTTGACCATAATGTGGGGGTAAGATCTATTGTCAGCGCCGACTTGGCATCTTATCAAGCAGAAGATGACAAAATTAGCGTAATGGGCAGTCAATATGAGAATGGCCTCTTCTCGAGCTCATTATCAGAGTTATTCAGTAGAAAATGTATGCCTTGCTTTCTTTTTGTCTATTACTGCCTTGGCCTATTAATTTGATTTCCTAGTGTTGTCACTATGGTATTTTGTCCTATTGCTATTTGAGTAGCCGTCAATATTGGTATTTTCACTGCTTCTCTTGTGATTATGTTGGtggataatttattatttcagtcCCTGTCTCATCTATATTTAGTTGTTTTTTCTTCGGCTTTTCTGTCAGCAGAAGAGGAGTTGATGTTTGGACTTTTTGTGCAGTGCGATTACCGACTAACAATTCCCCACATGGTCATTCCGTTGGAGCAGCTGACTCACACTATGAAGAAGAACCTTTTGAGTCCCTTAAAGAACTTGAGGCGCACACTATTGGAAATCTTCTCCCTGATGATGATGACTTGCTTGCTGGGGTGACTGATGGTCTAGACTATGTTGGCCAACCCTATGCTGGTGATGAAACTGAAGATCTTGATCTTTTCAGTAGTGTTGGAGGGATGGACCTAGGAGAAGATGGTTCCTCTACAGGACAACAAAATTCTGAATATGCTGGGAATTATACACCGCAGTTGGGCAACTCTAATGCTGCAATTGGTGGCCAGCACCCTTTCGGGGAAAATCCATCTAGAACACTCTTTGTTAGAAATATAAACAGCAGCGTTGAAGATTCTGAACTACAAACTCTTTTTGAGGTGAGAGCGGTCAATCTGTGGGTCTACATTTTCCAGAAACTTTTGTCTACCCTcttcaaagagaaaataaaaaagaacagaAGTTGTATGTTTTGATTGGTGATAATTGTTATGTTTGATTCGTGTGAACAGCAATATGGAGATATTCGCACACTGTATACAACATGCAAGCATCGCGGTTTTGTTATGATCTCATATTATGATATTCGGGCATCACAGAATGCCATGAAAGCTCTTCAGAACAAACCACTGAATCACAGGAAGCTAGACATACATTTCTCTATTCCCAAGGTATGTATGCTTCATCTTCCTTGGTCCTTCCCATGCCTGTTTTTGACATTACTGGCCCTACAATTGCTTTTGACATTTGTATATCCTCCCATATGCAAGCAGTATACCAAAAAGATCATCCATAGGCATTATTTTCTGAGCTAGTTTGTTTTTTGCATCACATGTTTCTTAGTTAATAAGAAACTATTCTCAGCCCTACTTTTCTGATCATTTTTTATAGGACAATCCATCAGAAAACGATGTCAATCAAGGGACTTTCCTGGTTTTCAACCTTGATTCTTCTGTTTCAAATGATGAACTACGTCaaatatttggtgtatatggagAGATTAAGGAGGTCAGCTAGTTTACTGGCTTTTTTGCATGCAGTTTTGTCAAGGATATTGCTGATTTTTGTCTTCGTTTTTGCCCCTTTCTTATGAAAGATCCGCGAGACTCCGCATAGAAGCCATCACAAATTTGTAGAGTTTTATGATATTAGAGCTGCAGAAGCTGCTCTTGTTGCTTTAAACAGGAGTGACGTTGCAGGGAAGCAGATAAAGATTGAAGCAATCCATCCTGGTGGTACTAGACGGTGCGAATTTTTAACATTTTACTTTGCTTTGTTCTTCTCGGAGATACCCCTCCTTTCCACTTCTTAGAGAGAGGGAGAGGGAGAAGGAGGGGGAGGGAGAGGAGGAGACAGGAGGGAAGGGAGGGAGGGAGGGAGAGAGGGAGGGAGGAGGGGAGAGAGAGAGGGGACAGTGCTGTTGTATAAAGCTGTTAGCTACGTTATATTTTATAGCTGATTATATCAATTATCCATGTTCTATAGGCTACAAAAATTTGTATTtgttaattttaaaaatcttaattttctttAAACTGATTCACACTGTATTTGAGCCTTTGTTTGAATACAGCAGGTTTTCACAGCAATTTCCTTCTGAGCTGGAGCAAGATGAACCTGGTCTTTATTTTCAGCAGAGTAGTCCTAGTAGTTTAGCCACTGGATTTTCTGGTATTGTTACTCTTCATTCTTTGCATCATAATAATTCCTTTGAGAAAAAGTATTACGTTCACTTTACTTGATCTTAAGTTCCAGGAGCATTTCTACATGTAGGACATGCATCGAATATGGAAAATGGATCTATTCTGGGCAGACAATCAGCCAATGGCTCTGCCATTAATTCCTATTTGGATAATGCATTTGACTGTGGATTATCATTCAGTGTTCCTAATAGCTTATTGAGGCTGGAATCTAAGGGGAGCTCCCAAGCCAATGTTGGTGAAACTGGCCACCTGCTGAGCCAAGTCAATTTTGACTTTAGGGGAACATCAGGTCTCCATCCTCATTCACCGCCGGAGTACCATGATGGTTTATCTAATGGAACTTCCTCCATTTCTTCGGGTGGCATTTCTGCAACTATGAATATCAGGCCACTAGAAGCAATTGAAAACCGACAGTTCTCCAGAGTTGGCCCTAATGGGCAACTGGTTGAGCTAAATGAAGGTAAGAAGTTCCGTATCACAGGTCTTCGTTCTGTGCAAGGATAAATATTATACTGACTGGAATAGTGAGGTTGTAATCCTGAAAAAGATGGAAGAGAGAAGAATGAGACTGTTGAAATTTGCTTCTATCCTAGCCAGTTCTGTGATatgtttctttttcattttaatgaGGTCTGCAATTTCTAACAGAACTGTGAGTGCAATTGTACCTGTAAGGGTACTGATACAAGGACCAAGAAATAAATTCTAAGTGTGTGCCAAATTTCCTTATTTACTGATCTTCTATGTTTGCTATTTGTTGGAAAGAAAGAACAGAACTTAatctgtataaagaaaaaatacaGATGTTGAACTAAGAAGAGAGAGCagaaaaacttttatttatttcatagctTATTGAAATGATCACTGCCACATTTATACacaaaatcataactgaaaaagCTTAATTAAAGGAGTAAAATAAGCTATCATATATCTAACATTATTGCCTAAAGATTAGTATCTGTTATAAAATCAGATTGTGCATGATTGCAGCCTTATTTACCTAAACTTAATCCAACTTTAAAGCTGTAAGCTGAATTTCAGCAGCTAGTATAGCTAATCTGCAGCTCTTGAGATACTAAtcttaacactcctccttgaCTCAAGAGCTGTAACACCAAGTCTATCTATGAGAAACTTGAATCTTTCTCTAGGTAGAGACTTAGTTAAAATGTCAGCATTCTGAAAAACAGTTTTGCAATGCACCATgattattttcccttcttttgcACCTCCCTCAAGAAATAAAGCTCGATCTTGAAATGTTGTCTTTCCATGAGAAACAGGATTATTTGCAATTGAAATTGCAGCTTCATTATCCACAAGGATTTCAGTACTCTTCTTTTGTTCCATGTACAAATCTGCCAGCAACTTCCGAATCCAAAGAGCTTGATTCACAGCTAAAGCAGTACCATTTAAAAATGGTGTTTTCTGAGGTCCTCCGACGTCCGTGTGAACAATTTGCAGCTTATTCTTTGGCCTCCATGATAAATTCTAAAAAGGAAGCCTTGTTTGCTTCCCATACCAACAAGCTTCACAAGCACGCAGATTTTTCTCAAGGCTCGGGAGACCTTTTGttagttgattttctttcatgAAGAGTATGGCATCATGATGATAATGTCCGAGTCTTTTGTGGCATAACTCGGAATCATTTTTCAACCTGACAATTGTTGCTTGCTCCTCGTCAATAGATCCTCTCATCTTGATATTGAACATCTCCTTATTATCAAAATCCTTAATGACACATGTTTTTTCTTTAAACAACACTTTGAACCCATTTTCAAGTAGCTGCCCAACACTTAAGAGGTTTTGATCAAGATCAGGAACAAAGAAAACATTATTATAAGTTTCAAACGTGTAGGGCTTTGAATTCCAATTGTTCCTTTGCCTTTTGCGTTAAGATATTCTCCAtttccaattttgactttggaaATAACAGATAGATATGTCTAGCTCTTTAAAGAGCTCATGATCACTGGTCATATGATTTGTGCATCCACTTTTTCAATCAACCAAATTTTAGAAGTGTTTTTGCTAGCAAAACAAGTTGCTACAAACAATTACTCTTCTTCATATTGATTTACAGCAGCCTTGGCTTCTTCTTGTTGCGTTTGTGACTTGCATACCCTCTCCACATGGCTGAGTTGACCACATTTGTTGCACTTGACATCTGGTCTCCACCAACATTTCTGTTGAGAGTGATTTGTCTTTTTGCAATGAGGGCAGGGGGATTACTTCCTCCCTGATTATTGTAATTATTGTAATGCCTTTGTTTctggttctttttcttttcctcgtATGACTCGTTCTGTGATTTAGCTTGAAAAGCACCTTCAACAGAACCTCCTTCAACAGAACCTTCTTTCCTCATTATTCTCCTTTGCTCCAATGCCTGCAAAGCATTAACAAGTTCTGCCAAGGTAATGCTTGACAGATCCTTAGAATTTTCGAAAGAAGAGATTGTGGCTTCGCATTTCTCAGGAAGTGTGACAAGAATTTTTTGAACAATTCTTTCATCAGTAAAATCCTTACCAAACAATCTCACCTTGTTGGCTAAGTCAAGTAGCGGATATGCATAATCTTTTATGGTTTCTGattctttcattttattcatttcaaattcCTGAATCAGATTCATCACTTGCATATTTTGAACTCTTTCGTTTCCCTGGTATTCCTTTTCAAGATACTCCCAAATTTCTGCAGCGGACTTCATTTGCATAATTCTGTTAAGAATTGAAGGAGATACCGTAGAGAAAAGGCATGCTTTGGCTTTGGCTTTCCTTGTCTTTCTCTCCTTGTGATGTCTCATCTGATTTACTCTTGGATTATCTCCAAGAGGAGTTACTTCATAGTCCTCTTCTACTCCTCTTCTACTGCTTCCCATAGATCCAGTGCTTCAAGATGAACCGTCATTCTAATTGCCCAAGCTTGATAATTCTCACCATTGAAGACGGGTGGAGTAAAGCTTGTTTCAGAATTCATTCTCTATAAACTATTTAAGATAACAGTTTAAAGAATGGTTTTATAGAAAGAACTTGTGTTTTTTTATTCACTCTCTTCTCACAGGTCCCTCAAGATGACAATgctcttgataccaatttgttggAAAGAAAGAACAGAACTTAatctgtataaagaaaaaaaacagatGTTGAACTAAGAAGAGAGAgcaaaaaaacttttatttatttcatagctTATTGAAATGATCACTGCCACATTTATTACacaaaatcataactgaaaaagCTTACTTAAAGGAGTAAAATAAGCTATCATATCTCTAACATTATTGCCTAAAGATTAGTAGCTGTTATAAAATCAGATTCTGCATGATTGCAGCCTTATTTACCTAAACTTAATCCAACTTTAAAGCTGTAAGCTGAATTTCAGCAGCTAGTACAGCGAATCTGCAGCTCTTGAGGCACTAATCTTAACACTATTTCTGTTCATTTCAGTTTTTACTCCAAATGGAAATGTAAACTGTCCTTCTCCTGGGCACCAGTACATGTGGAGTAATTCACATCATCCGCAGCCTCAAGGCATGATGTGGCCAAACTCACCAACATTTGTTGGTGGGGTCTGTGCTACTCGCCCTCAACAACTGCATTCAGTTCCAAGGGCTCCATCCCATATGCTGAATGCGCTTGTACCGATAAACAACCATCATGTGGGTTCAGCACCTTCTGTTAATCGATCCCTCTCTCTCTGGGACAGAAGACATGCCTATGCAGGAGAATCGCCTGATTCATCTGGTTTTCACCCAGGTTCTTTGGGCAGTATGAGGATTTCTGGAAATTCACCACATCCTTTGGAGTTTATTCCTCATAATGTTTTATCGCGCACTGGTGGCAGCTGTATAGACTTGCCAATGTCTTCCAGTAATGTCGGATTGCATTCCCATCAACAGAGAAGTTTAATGTTTCCTAGTAGAGGTCAAATAATTCCTATGATCAATTCATTTGATTCTCCAAATGAAAGGATGCGGAGCCGTAGGAATGAAGGCAATTCGAGTCAGGCTGACAACAAGAAGCAGTTTGAACTGGATATTGAACGGATTGCACGAGGGGATGATAAAAGGACGACCCTAATGATAAAGAACATTCCTAACAAGTACGTCATTCTCTTATTAttaattgatattcaattttatgCCTGAAACCCTTCTATTTGCTGATATGGAAACACCATGCTAAAGATGTTGGAAGTGGAGGGAATTTgctccaaaaataaataaataataataataataataaatgaagaaGCTgtttgttcttgatggatttcTAATCCATtagtttctttgttatttgagttgatttttgTAATGTTTTCTCTTGAAAACTAACCTGACTTGTTGGCTCATCTGGCATTTGTGTAGATAAAATTACCATAAGTATGTACAAGTAGAGAGTAGCAGCGCCTCCCACCTTGAACTGTTATCGGAAAAAGCGTGGTGATTGCTATTACATATCAGGCCTTCTCATGTTAAAGAATTTCCTCTCCCCTTTTCTTGCTTAATGCCATgaattttttctgaaattttctcaAATGTGTCTTACCTGTAACTTATCTAACAGTTTTTCTAGTTGCGTTTTGTAGATCATTGATACCAACACCAATGCATCTGCTCGACATACcttatatatgtattttggttGCAAAAATTCAATGCTTGTATACCAGcatgaaatgaataaaataacatCAAGGCTTCAATTCATGATCAGTTTTCATCTTTTGAGTATAAAGATCATCTATCTGTTCTCAGAGGGACAAAATTCTTCAGCTTTTGGATAAATACTTTTTGCATTCTgtgttttcaaaattttctatggTGTGCCATGTTTTAACTTCTCCTGGGGATTTTTAGGTATACTTCAAAAATGCTTTTGGCTGCAATTGATGAACGTCACAGAGGAACGTATGATTTCATCTATCTACCAATTGATTTCAAGGTCAGTGCTTTTCCATGGTTTAAGCTTTCTTGTGTTCTGGATCTTGTTTCTACTTTCTGTATAACTTTGGTTCGTTTTGTTGCAGAACAAATGCAACGTAGGTTACGCATTTATCAACATGACTGATCCTTCTCTTATTGTTCCATTTTATCATGTATGTAGTCCTTGCATCCTAAACAAATTAGTTCTATTCAATTTAATGGTTACTTCCTATCATTGTTGCTTTTTTGATGATAAAACGTGAGAATATTTGGCAGGCATTCGATGGAAAGAAATGGGAAAAATTCAATAGTGAGAAGGTGGCGTCACTTGCATATGCTCGCATTCAGGGAAAAGCTGCACTCATTGCTCACTTCCAGAATTCTAGCCTCATGAATGAAGATAAGCGATGCCGTCCAATCCTCTTCCACACTGATGGCCCTAATGCTGGTGATCAGGTGTGAACACAACTCTATCAACAGCGGTCTTTGCTTTTATAGTTTCATTGTATTGGGGGCCTTGGCTCATGATTAAGCATTTGCCAATTTGTGATTGGAGCATCAGCTTGATATTGCTTGAGTGCTTGGTTCCAATTTGATGTAGTGTGTTTTGTGTCCGGGGTAAAATAGAAAAGGTACTAGTCTCACTTTCCTGATTTTGCAGGTGCCCTTTCCCATGGGTGTAAACATCAGGTCAAGAACCAGCAAAAATCGGGCTGGCACCAGTGAAGAAAGCCTCCAAGAAAGCCAAACTAGTTTGTCAATCGGCAAGTATTTCATAATTGAAGAGTCGTCTTCAGGTTCTGTCAAGGAATCAAATTGAGCAAGCTGCTGCAATTTTGTTGGTACTAACCTACTAATAGGACTTTGAGATTGGAAAGAATCCACACAATTTTTATTAATGTACATTAGGGGTAGTCTGTGGGAAAggcagaaaaagaagaaaagacttCTATTTTTCTGAATTTTGGGACGGACTCCTAAAATAGTCATGAAAATTGTGCATTACCCGTTTGCGTACAGGTTATCGTATACCGAGGCATCGCAGTGGAACTTCAAAATTTTGGAAGATTGGGAGGCTACTAATTCATGATAAACACACATGTATGAGTTTCTATGTATGATAAAGCATTTGCGGCACAACGGAGGGTTCTGTTGTATCTCTTTTTGTCTCCTGCCATTTTCACTATGTCTCTTTTTGTCTTCTTGGCAGCATCCCAAGATATGTTGTGCCATTTCTTCCAAGTTGCAAGAATGTCAATACGGCTGACGCCCTGTGGCCCTGCTTTTTACATTTTGGCCACGTAATTGAATAAGATCCTATAAACATTTTTtggttaaagatttttttttaaaaaagtaaaaggaTGAGGCTTATGAGCTGGTCCAAGCAACAAGACCCGGCCCAACAAGAGAATAAccgaaaagaaaacaaaagagaaacatctgatattatttattatcattattttaaattatatagaagagtgagttgGAGAACAGTTAAGGATAAAATTGTCATTTCATAAATActttagaatatttatttttattatatagtaTTAAAAGTTggtcataaattttaaaataataaaatagccAAACATCTTTTTCAAAATGTCAAGTGTGTCCTAATGATGTGACATTTAAGGTGAACTCCAcattttttcaataataatttttcaaaaagtatG of the Capsicum annuum cultivar UCD-10X-F1 chromosome 11, UCD10Xv1.1, whole genome shotgun sequence genome contains:
- the LOC107847450 gene encoding protein MEI2-like 4 isoform X8, with translation MRELQGLSPSSYFSEELCFRDERQVGFWKTNSLQNYHGLKSDDALQRAAVHSSPFENHISLGSPMAKNFEHHDSHLKQDIKVNNIIEQRSFGVERASHSLPRALDHNVGVRSIVSADLASYQAEDDKISVMGSQYENGLFSSSLSELFSRKLRLPTNNSPHGHSVGAADSHYEEEPFESLKELEAHTIGNLLPDDDDLLAGVTDGLDYVGQPYAGDETEDLDLFSSVGGMDLGEDGSSTGQQNSEYAGNYTPQLGNSNAAIGGQHPFGENPSRTLFVRNINSSVEDSELQTLFEQYGDIRTLYTTCKHRGFVMISYYDIRASQNAMKALQNKPLNHRKLDIHFSIPKDNPSENDVNQGTFLVFNLDSSVSNDELRQIFGVYGEIKEIRETPHRSHHKFVEFYDIRAAEAALVALNRSDVAGKQIKIEAIHPGGTRRFSQQFPSELEQDEPGLYFQQSSPSSLATGFSGHASNMENGSILGRQSANGSAINSYLDNAFDCGLSFSVPNSLLRLESKGSSQANVGETGHLLSQVNFDFRGTSGLHPHSPPEYHDGLSNGTSSISSGGISATMNIRPLEAIENRQFSRVGPNGQLVELNEVFTPNGNVNCPSPGHQYMWSNSHHPQPQGMMWPNSPTFVGGVCATRPQQLHSVPRAPSHMLNALVPINNHHVGSAPSVNRSLSLWDRRHAYAGESPDSSGFHPGSLGSMRISGNSPHPLEFIPHNVLSRTGGSCIDLPMSSSNVGLHSHQQRSLMFPSRGQIIPMINSFDSPNERMRSRRNEGNSSQADNKKQFELDIERIARGDDKRTTLMIKNIPNKYTSKMLLAAIDERHRGTYDFIYLPIDFKNKCNVGYAFINMTDPSLIVPFYHAFDGKKWEKFNSEKVASLAYARIQGKAALIAHFQNSSLMNEDKRCRPILFHTDGPNAGDQVPFPMGVNIRSRTSKNRAGTSEESLQESQTSLSIGKYFIIEESSSGSVKESN
- the LOC107847450 gene encoding protein MEI2-like 4 isoform X1, whose translation is MRELQGLSPSSYFSEELCFRDEQRQVGFWKTNSLQNYHGLKSDDALQRAAVHSSPFENHISLGSPMAKNFEHHDSHLKQDIKVNNIIEQRSFGVERASHSLPRALDHNVGVRSIVSADLASYQAEDDKISVMGSQYENGLFSSSLSELFSRKLRLPTNNSPHGHSVGAADSHYEEEPFESLKELEAHTIGNLLPDDDDLLAGVTDGLDYVGQPYAGDETEDLDLFSSVGGMDLGEDGSSTGQQNSEYAGNYTPQLGNSNAAIGGQHPFGENPSRTLFVRNINSSVEDSELQTLFEQYGDIRTLYTTCKHRGFVMISYYDIRASQNAMKALQNKPLNHRKLDIHFSIPKDNPSENDVNQGTFLVFNLDSSVSNDELRQIFGVYGEIKEIRETPHRSHHKFVEFYDIRAAEAALVALNRSDVAGKQIKIEAIHPGGTRRRFSQQFPSELEQDEPGLYFQQSSPSSLATGFSVPGAFLHVGHASNMENGSILGRQSANGSAINSYLDNAFDCGLSFSVPNSLLRLESKGSSQANVGETGHLLSQVNFDFRGTSGLHPHSPPEYHDGLSNGTSSISSGGISATMNIRPLEAIENRQFSRVGPNGQLVELNEVFTPNGNVNCPSPGHQYMWSNSHHPQPQGMMWPNSPTFVGGVCATRPQQLHSVPRAPSHMLNALVPINNHHVGSAPSVNRSLSLWDRRHAYAGESPDSSGFHPGSLGSMRISGNSPHPLEFIPHNVLSRTGGSCIDLPMSSSNVGLHSHQQRSLMFPSRGQIIPMINSFDSPNERMRSRRNEGNSSQADNKKQFELDIERIARGDDKRTTLMIKNIPNKYTSKMLLAAIDERHRGTYDFIYLPIDFKNKCNVGYAFINMTDPSLIVPFYHAFDGKKWEKFNSEKVASLAYARIQGKAALIAHFQNSSLMNEDKRCRPILFHTDGPNAGDQVPFPMGVNIRSRTSKNRAGTSEESLQESQTSLSIGKYFIIEESSSGSVKESN
- the LOC107847450 gene encoding protein MEI2-like 4 isoform X4, which produces MRELQGLSPSSYFSEELCFRDERQVGFWKTNSLQNYHGLKSDDALQRAAVHSSPFENHISLGSPMAKNFEHHDSHLKQDIKVNNIIEQRSFGVERASHSLPRALDHNVGVRSIVSADLASYQAEDDKISVMGSQYENGLFSSSLSELFSRKLRLPTNNSPHGHSVGAADSHYEEEPFESLKELEAHTIGNLLPDDDDLLAGVTDGLDYVGQPYAGDETEDLDLFSSVGGMDLGEDGSSTGQQNSEYAGNYTPQLGNSNAAIGGQHPFGENPSRTLFVRNINSSVEDSELQTLFEQYGDIRTLYTTCKHRGFVMISYYDIRASQNAMKALQNKPLNHRKLDIHFSIPKDNPSENDVNQGTFLVFNLDSSVSNDELRQIFGVYGEIKEIRETPHRSHHKFVEFYDIRAAEAALVALNRSDVAGKQIKIEAIHPGGTRRFSQQFPSELEQDEPGLYFQQSSPSSLATGFSVPGAFLHVGHASNMENGSILGRQSANGSAINSYLDNAFDCGLSFSVPNSLLRLESKGSSQANVGETGHLLSQVNFDFRGTSGLHPHSPPEYHDGLSNGTSSISSGGISATMNIRPLEAIENRQFSRVGPNGQLVELNEVFTPNGNVNCPSPGHQYMWSNSHHPQPQGMMWPNSPTFVGGVCATRPQQLHSVPRAPSHMLNALVPINNHHVGSAPSVNRSLSLWDRRHAYAGESPDSSGFHPGSLGSMRISGNSPHPLEFIPHNVLSRTGGSCIDLPMSSSNVGLHSHQQRSLMFPSRGQIIPMINSFDSPNERMRSRRNEGNSSQADNKKQFELDIERIARGDDKRTTLMIKNIPNKYTSKMLLAAIDERHRGTYDFIYLPIDFKNKCNVGYAFINMTDPSLIVPFYHAFDGKKWEKFNSEKVASLAYARIQGKAALIAHFQNSSLMNEDKRCRPILFHTDGPNAGDQVPFPMGVNIRSRTSKNRAGTSEESLQESQTSLSIGKYFIIEESSSGSVKESN
- the LOC107847450 gene encoding protein MEI2-like 4 isoform X2, coding for MRELQGLSPSSYFSEELCFRDEQRQVGFWKTNSLQNYHGLKSDDALQRAAVHSSPFENHISLGSPMAKNFEHHDSHLKQDIKVNNIIEQRSFGVERASHSLPRALDHNVGVRSIVSADLASYQAEDDKISVMGSQYENGLFSSSLSELFSRKLRLPTNNSPHGHSVGAADSHYEEEPFESLKELEAHTIGNLLPDDDDLLAGVTDGLDYVGQPYAGDETEDLDLFSSVGGMDLGEDGSSTGQQNSEYAGNYTPQLGNSNAAIGGQHPFGENPSRTLFVRNINSSVEDSELQTLFEQYGDIRTLYTTCKHRGFVMISYYDIRASQNAMKALQNKPLNHRKLDIHFSIPKDNPSENDVNQGTFLVFNLDSSVSNDELRQIFGVYGEIKEIRETPHRSHHKFVEFYDIRAAEAALVALNRSDVAGKQIKIEAIHPGGTRRFSQQFPSELEQDEPGLYFQQSSPSSLATGFSVPGAFLHVGHASNMENGSILGRQSANGSAINSYLDNAFDCGLSFSVPNSLLRLESKGSSQANVGETGHLLSQVNFDFRGTSGLHPHSPPEYHDGLSNGTSSISSGGISATMNIRPLEAIENRQFSRVGPNGQLVELNEVFTPNGNVNCPSPGHQYMWSNSHHPQPQGMMWPNSPTFVGGVCATRPQQLHSVPRAPSHMLNALVPINNHHVGSAPSVNRSLSLWDRRHAYAGESPDSSGFHPGSLGSMRISGNSPHPLEFIPHNVLSRTGGSCIDLPMSSSNVGLHSHQQRSLMFPSRGQIIPMINSFDSPNERMRSRRNEGNSSQADNKKQFELDIERIARGDDKRTTLMIKNIPNKYTSKMLLAAIDERHRGTYDFIYLPIDFKNKCNVGYAFINMTDPSLIVPFYHAFDGKKWEKFNSEKVASLAYARIQGKAALIAHFQNSSLMNEDKRCRPILFHTDGPNAGDQVPFPMGVNIRSRTSKNRAGTSEESLQESQTSLSIGKYFIIEESSSGSVKESN